A genomic region of Papaver somniferum cultivar HN1 chromosome 7, ASM357369v1, whole genome shotgun sequence contains the following coding sequences:
- the LOC113298360 gene encoding protein OBERON 3-like isoform X2 has translation MFTEKDLSSNGFIHGTESSRSKINNNHVSVKSNGNPDSKHDLSEKSTSLLRESEMSHDGFHLKPLKIGNLGSQELTLSYLCDNSKMGFHDKEIPGNNFLSSLEKIRYKGKEIALDSINAHVEEKLVERDFLQLNGISERASSKREVNDEEQIERENREKKPKLETLNLTLSLTDQAPVIPRPSRSTHSMMPSNNNTRTGSSDDFTAASLSYSYSHQFSHNPSCSLTRNSTENYEYSGSHRRENDQIWYGGEGTNGSVHSRFKPVGDGVSLSNHGGFGYTSMQSNPNPLIIKESSNSLYRPTGSENNSFFPSELPARPKKDTQSGDSRGRPSEQKRVFEHSDGVRPRKLTSPERLLRELVSESIPVMSQIFQELPDETIKSTKEHLKSLIGMLDKREELVGLQNRLERRSDLTFEMLSKSNKAQLDILVAIKTGLASYLTGKNHLPTSELVEIFLLMRCRNVNCISLLPVEDCECQICSSKKGFCNACMCPVCFNFDSANNTCSWVGCDACSHWCHTVCGIQRKLIKPSPRLGGPSGTTDMQYHCLGCAHASDMFGFVKDVFAQCAKDWGLENLKAELDCVKKIFRGSEDSKGKELQMKAEEVLSKLENNLISSTDACNHILQFFIYGGSSSDLSGSCVSLSKSLSASVNIGQQVDLGSCPPSNFVAPKSSAPYNNNSSTLRRDLPSHREDSCQNDLKALMSGNAVKKVLQSSILSEDGFESLESVVRIKEAEARMFQTRADDARREAEGYRRMACSRNEKLEEEYANKLSELCLQETEEKRRKKLEELKALENSHCDYYNMKIRMQAEIASLLERMEATKQQWV, from the exons ATGTTTACGGAGAAGGATCTCTCATCAAATGGTTTTATTCATGGAACTGAAAGTTCAAGAAGCAAAATTAATAATAACCATGTATCTGTGAAAAGTAACGGAAACCCAGATTCAAAACATGATTTAAGTGAAAAGAGTACTAGTTTATTGAGAGAATCAGAGATGAGTCATGATGGGTTTCACCTGAAACCCTTGAAAATCGGAAATTTAGGTTCTCAAGAACTCACTTTAAGTTATCTCTGTGATAATTCTAAAATGGGTTTCCATGATAAGGAGATACCTGGGAATAATTTTTTGAGTTCACTCGAGAAAATTAGGTATAAGGGTAAAGAGATTGCTTTGGATTCTATAAATGCACATGTAGAAGAAAAATTGGTAGAGAGGGATTTCTTGCAATTAAATGGAATTAGTGAACGTGCTTCTTCGAAAAGAGAGGTCAATGATGaggaacaaattgaaagagagaaTAGAGAAAAGAAACCAAAACTGGAAACCCTTAATCTCACTTTATCTCTAACTGATCAGGCTCCTGTGATTCCAAGGCCTAGTAGGAGCACCCATTCTATGATGCCTTCAAACAATAATACCCGAACTGGGAGTTCTGATGATTTTACAGCAGCATCACTTTCTTATTCATATTCACACCAATTCTCGCACAACCCTAGCTGCTCTCTCACCCGTAATTCAACAGAGAACTACGAGTACTCTGGGAGCCACAGGAGAGAGAATGACCAGATTTGGTATGGTGGTGAGGGGACTAACGGGTCAGTTCATAGTCGGTTTAAACCAGTCGGAGATGGGGTTAGTTTGTCAAACCACGGTGGTTTTGGATACACCTCGATGCAGAGTAACCCTAATCCACTGATCATTAAGGAATCTTCCAACAGTCTTTACAGACCAACTGGGTCCGAGAACAATTCATTTTTTCCATCCGAATTGCCCGCTAGACCAAAGAAAGATACTCAATCAGGTGATTCAAGAGGAAGACCGTCTGAGCAAAAGAGGGTTTTTGAGCATTCAGATGGTGTGAGGCCACGCAAATTAACAAGCCCCGAGAGACTTCTACGCGAATTAGTTTCTGAGTCTATCCCTGTCATGTCACAGATATTTCAAGAGCTTCCAGATGAAACAATTAAATCTACTAAGGAGCATTTGAAGAGTCTCATTGGGATGCTTGATAAGAGAGAGGAACTAGTGGGTCTTCAGAACCGTCTAGAAAGAAGGTCTGATCTCACGTTCGAAATGCTTTCTAAATCCAACAAAGCGCAACTTGACATCTTAGTTGCCATAAAGACAGGCCTTGCAAGTTACTTAACCGGGAAGAATCATTTACCTACTTCAGAACTTGTTGAGATCTTTTTGCTCATGAGGTGTCGGAATGTGAATTGTATATCTTTATTGCCCGTCGAGGATTGTGAGTGCCAGATATGTTCATCTAAGAAGGGGTTTTGCAATGCCTGCATGTGCCCTgtttgttttaactttgattcaGCCAATAACACTTGTAGCTGGGTTGGCTGTGATGCATGTTCACATTGGTGCCACACTGTCTGTGGCATCCAAAGGAAACTTATCAAGCCAAGTCCCCGTTTAGGAGGACCGTCAGGGACTACAGATATGCAATATCATTGCCTTGGATGTGCGCATGCTTCTGATATGTTTGGATTCGTTAAGGATGTTTTCGCACAGTGTGCAAAAGATTGGGGGCTTGAGAATCTAAAAGCAGAACTTGATTGTGTCAAGAAGATCTTCAGGGGTAGTGAGGATTCGAAGGGAAAGGAACTGCAAATGAAAGCTGAAGAAGTGCTCTCTAAGCTTGAAAATAATCTCATTTCTTCAACGGATGCTTGTAATCATATCCTTCAGTTTTTCATAT ATGGTGGCAGCAGTTCAGACTTATCTGGTTCATGTGTTAGTTTATCAAAAAGCTTGTCGGCATCAGTTAACATAGGCCAACAGGTAGATTTGGGTTCTTGCCCGCCGTCTAATTTTGTGGCCCCTAAATCTTCTGCACCTTACAACAATAATTCATCTACACTACGGAGGGATTTGCCATCTCATAGAGAGGATAGTTGTCAAAATGACCTTAAAGCCCTCATGAGCGGCAATGCTGTTAAAAAGGTGTTGCAGTCCAGTATTTTGTCAGAGGATGGGTTTGAAAGCTTGGAAAGCGTTGTACGAATTAAGGAAGCAGAGGCAAGGATGTTCCAAACCAGAGCTGATGATGCAAGGCGGGAGGCAGAAGGGTATCGAAGAATGGCTTGTTCAAGAAATGAGAAGTTGGAAGAAGAATACGCCAACAAACTTTCCGAGTTGTGTTTGCAGGAAACAGAGGAAAAGCGAAGAAAGAAACTTGAGGAACTCAAGGCTTTGGAAAACTCGCATTGTGATTATTACAACATGAAG ATCAGAATGCAAGCTGAAATCGCAAGCTTGTTGGAGAGAATGGAAGCTACAAAGCAGCAATGGGTGTAG
- the LOC113298360 gene encoding protein OBERON 3-like isoform X1: MFTEKDLSSNGFIHGTESSRSKINNNHVSVKSNGNPDSKHDLSEKSTSLLRESEMSHDGFHLKPLKIGNLGSQELTLSYLCDNSKMGFHDKEIPGNNFLSSLEKIRYKGKEIALDSINAHVEEKLVERDFLQLNGISERASSKREVNDEEQIERENREKKPKLETLNLTLSLTDQAPVIPRPSRSTHSMMPSNNNTRTGSSDDFTAASLSYSYSHQFSHNPSCSLTRNSTENYEYSGSHRRENDQIWYGGEGTNGSVHSRFKPVGDGVSLSNHGGFGYTSMQSNPNPLIIKESSNSLYRPTGSENNSFFPSELPARPKKDTQSGDSRGRPSEQKRVFEHSDGVRPRKLTSPERLLRELVSESIPVMSQIFQELPDETIKSTKEHLKSLIGMLDKREELVGLQNRLERRSDLTFEMLSKSNKAQLDILVAIKTGLASYLTGKNHLPTSELVEIFLLMRCRNVNCISLLPVEDCECQICSSKKGFCNACMCPVCFNFDSANNTCSWVGCDACSHWCHTVCGIQRKLIKPSPRLGGPSGTTDMQYHCLGCAHASDMFGFVKDVFAQCAKDWGLENLKAELDCVKKIFRGSEDSKGKELQMKAEEVLSKLENNLISSTDACNHILQFFIYGGSSSDLSGSCVSLSKSLSASVNIGQQVDLGSCPPSNFVAPKSSAPYNNNSSTLRRDLPSHREDSCQNDLKALMSGNAVKKVLQSSILSEDGFESLESVVRIKEAEARMFQTRADDARREAEGYRRMACSRNEKLEEEYANKLSELCLQETEEKRRKKLEELKALENSHCDYYNMKIRMQAEIASLLERMEATKQQWV, from the exons ATGTTTACGGAGAAGGATCTCTCATCAAATGGTTTTATTCATGGAACTGAAAGTTCAAGAAGCAAAATTAATAATAACCATGTATCTGTGAAAAGTAACGGAAACCCAGATTCAAAACATGATTTAAGTGAAAAGAGTACTAGTTTATTGAGAGAATCAGAGATGAGTCATGATGGGTTTCACCTGAAACCCTTGAAAATCGGAAATTTAGGTTCTCAAGAACTCACTTTAAGTTATCTCTGTGATAATTCTAAAATGGGTTTCCATGATAAGGAGATACCTGGGAATAATTTTTTGAGTTCACTCGAGAAAATTAGGTATAAGGGTAAAGAGATTGCTTTGGATTCTATAAATGCACATGTAGAAGAAAAATTGGTAGAGAGGGATTTCTTGCAATTAAATGGAATTAGTGAACGTGCTTCTTCGAAAAGAGAGGTCAATGATGaggaacaaattgaaagagagaaTAGAGAAAAGAAACCAAAACTGGAAACCCTTAATCTCACTTTATCTCTAACTGATCAGGCTCCTGTGATTCCAAGGCCTAGTAGGAGCACCCATTCTATGATGCCTTCAAACAATAATACCCGAACTGGGAGTTCTGATGATTTTACAGCAGCATCACTTTCTTATTCATATTCACACCAATTCTCGCACAACCCTAGCTGCTCTCTCACCCGTAATTCAACAGAGAACTACGAGTACTCTGGGAGCCACAGGAGAGAGAATGACCAGATTTGGTATGGTGGTGAGGGGACTAACGGGTCAGTTCATAGTCGGTTTAAACCAGTCGGAGATGGGGTTAGTTTGTCAAACCACGGTGGTTTTGGATACACCTCGATGCAGAGTAACCCTAATCCACTGATCATTAAGGAATCTTCCAACAGTCTTTACAGACCAACTGGGTCCGAGAACAATTCATTTTTTCCATCCGAATTGCCCGCTAGACCAAAGAAAGATACTCAATCAGGTGATTCAAGAGGAAGACCGTCTGAGCAAAAGAGGGTTTTTGAGCATTCAGATGGTGTGAGGCCACGCAAATTAACAAGCCCCGAGAGACTTCTACGCGAATTAGTTTCTGAGTCTATCCCTGTCATGTCACAGATATTTCAAGAGCTTCCAGATGAAACAATTAAATCTACTAAGGAGCATTTGAAGAGTCTCATTGGGATGCTTGATAAGAGAGAGGAACTAGTGGGTCTTCAGAACCGTCTAGAAAGAAGGTCTGATCTCACGTTCGAAATGCTTTCTAAATCCAACAAAGCGCAACTTGACATCTTAGTTGCCATAAAGACAGGCCTTGCAAGTTACTTAACCGGGAAGAATCATTTACCTACTTCAGAACTTGTTGAGATCTTTTTGCTCATGAGGTGTCGGAATGTGAATTGTATATCTTTATTGCCCGTCGAGGATTGTGAGTGCCAGATATGTTCATCTAAGAAGGGGTTTTGCAATGCCTGCATGTGCCCTgtttgttttaactttgattcaGCCAATAACACTTGTAGCTGGGTTGGCTGTGATGCATGTTCACATTGGTGCCACACTGTCTGTGGCATCCAAAGGAAACTTATCAAGCCAAGTCCCCGTTTAGGAGGACCGTCAGGGACTACAGATATGCAATATCATTGCCTTGGATGTGCGCATGCTTCTGATATGTTTGGATTCGTTAAGGATGTTTTCGCACAGTGTGCAAAAGATTGGGGGCTTGAGAATCTAAAAGCAGAACTTGATTGTGTCAAGAAGATCTTCAGGGGTAGTGAGGATTCGAAGGGAAAGGAACTGCAAATGAAAGCTGAAGAAGTGCTCTCTAAGCTTGAAAATAATCTCATTTCTTCAACGGATGCTTGTAATCATATCCTTCAGTTTTTCATAT ATGGTGGCAGCAGTTCAGACTTATCTGGTTCATGTGTTAGTTTATCAAAAAGCTTGTCGGCATCAGTTAACATAGGCCAACAGGTAGATTTGGGTTCTTGCCCGCCGTCTAATTTTGTGGCCCCTAAATCTTCTGCACCTTACAACAATAATTCATCTACACTACGGAGGGATTTGCCATCTCATAGAGAGGATAGTTGTCAAAATGACCTTAAAGCCCTCATGAGCGGCAATGCTGTTAAAAAGGTGTTGCAGTCCAGTATTTTGTCAGAGGATGGGTTTGAAAGCTTGGAAAGCGTTGTACGAATTAAGGAAGCAGAGGCAAGGATGTTCCAAACCAGAGCTGATGATGCAAGGCGGGAGGCAGAAGGGTATCGAAGAATGGCTTGTTCAAGAAATGAGAAGTTGGAAGAAGAATACGCCAACAAACTTTCCGAGTTGTGTTTGCAGGAAACAGAGGAAAAGCGAAGAAAGAAACTTGAGGAACTCAAGGCTTTGGAAAACTCGCATTGTGATTATTACAACATGAAGATCAGAATGCAAGCTGAAATCGCAAGCTTGTTGGAGAGAATGGAAGCTACAAAGCAGCAATGGGTGTAG